A portion of the Rhodococcus pseudokoreensis genome contains these proteins:
- a CDS encoding HNH endonuclease, producing the protein MDSVEHDLTDEQWSALTEAWGGCAYCGATDKPLQRDCVQALSRGGRYTLDNIAPACGSCNASKCNDEVTGWLRRKRLDERAFLLRHIEIKTALALRFPA; encoded by the coding sequence ATGGACAGTGTCGAGCACGACCTCACCGACGAGCAGTGGAGTGCACTCACCGAGGCGTGGGGCGGCTGCGCGTATTGCGGTGCGACCGACAAGCCGCTGCAACGCGACTGCGTCCAGGCGCTGTCCCGCGGCGGGCGGTACACCCTCGACAACATCGCCCCGGCCTGCGGCTCCTGCAACGCCAGCAAATGCAACGACGAGGTCACCGGCTGGCTGCGGCGCAAGCGACTCGACGAGCGCGCCTTCCTGCTGCGTCACATCGAGATCAAAACAGCACTCGCGTTGCGGTTCCCTGCGTAA
- a CDS encoding APC family permease has product MTAENVMGSQTADQECQDCGYEPELKRTLGSFQVFAVSFAFISVAVGIFGTYDDVLRDAGPVGIWLWVVVALGQTLVALVIAQFAARIPLSGSSYQWASRLANPKVGWLFGWLTFCYLALGVVTVDNAMASSALMPLFGMEPDEGTARVITLVVVLVQAVLVVFSTRLVGLITSGAVGLELVIVVVLAIGLFVAVAVTGDGSVGNLTSRGVAEGAPNYFAVGGGLMAATIMGLATLVGFDSAANMAEEAKDPFRSVPRAIVGSVVAAAVLGLVFLIALTIAIKDVPRISASDTPVAAILRDQLGPVMERTLLVAIAFAFFGAGMVTLATCSRMVFAMSRDARFPAHRVMRRVNPRTQTPIPATILIVVVGVVLMAALPGGALLELLTVGTVISAVLYGGIIVLYLAVRKRLDRKAGAFDLGRFELPIAIGALAWSAFVVFVIVSPSSALTSILIAIGLLLAGGVYFTYLLIFKREVLDTEPGDADVFAH; this is encoded by the coding sequence ATGACGGCAGAGAACGTAATGGGCTCGCAGACCGCCGATCAGGAATGTCAGGACTGCGGGTATGAACCGGAGCTGAAGCGAACTCTGGGCTCCTTCCAGGTGTTCGCTGTCTCGTTCGCGTTCATCTCGGTGGCGGTCGGGATCTTCGGCACCTACGACGACGTACTTCGCGACGCCGGGCCTGTGGGGATCTGGCTCTGGGTTGTCGTGGCTCTGGGACAAACCCTGGTGGCGCTGGTGATCGCCCAATTCGCGGCCCGCATCCCACTCAGCGGCTCCTCATACCAATGGGCGTCACGGCTGGCCAACCCGAAGGTCGGCTGGTTGTTCGGCTGGCTGACCTTCTGCTACCTGGCGCTCGGCGTGGTGACGGTCGACAATGCGATGGCGAGTTCCGCTCTCATGCCGCTGTTCGGCATGGAGCCCGACGAGGGCACGGCGCGCGTCATCACGCTCGTCGTGGTGCTTGTCCAGGCGGTGCTCGTCGTGTTCTCGACGCGCCTCGTCGGCTTGATCACGTCGGGCGCGGTAGGGCTCGAACTGGTGATCGTCGTGGTGCTCGCGATCGGGCTCTTCGTCGCCGTGGCGGTCACCGGCGACGGCTCCGTCGGCAACCTCACCTCCCGCGGTGTCGCCGAGGGCGCCCCCAATTACTTCGCCGTCGGCGGCGGGTTGATGGCTGCGACGATCATGGGGCTCGCCACACTCGTCGGCTTCGACTCTGCGGCGAACATGGCTGAGGAGGCGAAGGATCCGTTTCGCAGCGTCCCGCGCGCGATCGTGGGATCGGTCGTGGCGGCTGCGGTGCTGGGACTGGTGTTTCTGATCGCGCTCACGATCGCGATCAAAGATGTTCCCCGGATCAGCGCCAGTGACACGCCCGTGGCGGCGATTCTGCGCGATCAGCTGGGTCCGGTGATGGAGAGGACACTGCTGGTGGCGATCGCGTTCGCCTTCTTCGGCGCGGGGATGGTGACGTTGGCGACGTGCTCGCGGATGGTGTTCGCGATGTCGCGCGACGCACGTTTCCCTGCTCACCGGGTGATGCGCCGTGTCAACCCGCGCACGCAGACCCCCATACCCGCGACCATCTTGATCGTCGTCGTGGGGGTCGTGCTGATGGCCGCGCTGCCTGGCGGCGCACTGCTGGAGTTGCTCACAGTGGGAACGGTCATCTCGGCGGTCCTCTACGGCGGGATAATCGTCCTGTATCTCGCGGTCCGCAAACGATTGGATCGTAAGGCGGGCGCGTTCGATCTCGGGCGCTTCGAGCTACCGATTGCAATCGGCGCACTGGCGTGGTCGGCCTTCGTGGTGTTCGTGATCGTGTCGCCCTCGAGTGCGTTGACCTCGATACTGATTGCGATCGGATTGCTCCTGGCGGGCGGCGTCTATTTCACCTACCTGTTGATATTCAAACGCGAGGTTCTGGACACCGAGCCAGGAGACGCAGATGTCTTCGCGCACTGA
- a CDS encoding DUF1931 family protein produces MDGAEVGGHGSLMTFDQFEDIFRVAASIGVVRDDFHRFDDVVTGKLYDLLVVAQSDAAAQHRHVIELTDLPITRGLQENIGLFRELGPHLRIDPILERLTGYPPLDGVLATDTRSGLPDITGGLSVALARTFRIVYPELRTLRARATHWSLVSTLVDLYL; encoded by the coding sequence ATGGACGGTGCGGAGGTCGGGGGCCACGGGTCGCTCATGACATTCGACCAGTTCGAGGACATCTTCCGGGTGGCCGCCAGTATCGGCGTCGTGAGGGACGACTTTCACCGATTCGACGATGTCGTCACCGGGAAGCTGTACGACCTGCTCGTCGTCGCCCAGTCCGATGCCGCGGCACAGCACCGGCACGTCATCGAACTCACCGACCTGCCGATCACCAGAGGCCTGCAAGAAAACATCGGATTGTTCCGGGAACTCGGACCACACCTCCGGATCGATCCGATCCTGGAGCGACTGACCGGCTACCCGCCGCTCGACGGCGTCCTCGCAACCGACACCCGATCAGGGCTCCCGGACATCACCGGCGGGCTGAGCGTCGCCCTCGCGCGGACCTTCCGCATCGTCTACCCCGAGCTGAGGACCCTGCGGGCCCGGGCCACGCACTGGTCGCTGGTCAGCACCCTCGTCGACCTCTATCTCTGA
- a CDS encoding FtsW/RodA/SpoVE family cell cycle protein: protein MQEDKHESDPWIVGAAIVLVVLGLLNLTATGMTGHAVRHLLFAAVGLVIMWVLSRMRISDLRAFGWALFAVATLLLAAVSLAGVATKGAQRWLNFGVFTVQPSELAKLALILVPASMLAGGFTLARFVATLAIAAVPVALVAVQPDLSTAVVLVATAGLMLILARVPLLPLVPLFVVGIASLPLAVLFLKPYQLERVHVFLSSNADPAGAGWAELQANIAIGSGGLWGLARDPMYSVRAQFLPESEHDLAFASLVYGWGLIAGLAVVVATSVIVWRAALAARTARTREAALVAAGIGGLFGIHALVSIGQSLSLLPHTGMPIPLFSYGGTAAIVGFAAIGLVLAVRRDGVARPLWAPDPRRRRRPRGMSAGTMTMIAALVAMSVFAWQVQHDRGAEYRSMSDAQMMRCIRLPAERGLIVDRNGVPLVANVAEYAVAVVARMFEKSDDDARNRLAALLAKSPDELSDLIDAGGEGETQVEVGRVPPDQARGIVDAHLPGVLVVPSGRRQYPYGAVLASILGHVGVADADDMERWPNLALGSRVGKAGLEKQYDALLRGSDGKQCMYVDPSGNPVATGERIDPVRGHDLRLHLDIGVQTLATDALVEAMRTSKGDLGAAVVMDARTGAVLALASVPGADNNVYGPPADLVALAAQSQTPGPSALVNNATQTAVPPGSTFKIVVASTDMQYPMLSPDAVVETGAAYTYGGHTFRNWQPMGPNNMLQAIQWSDNVYFYKLGELLGPEKMADVASQLGAGRQSGIDLPGEAEGFLGTPENVGSIGSTWYPGSTLLMGIGQGTVSATPIQVARWTSGIATGAMVTPQLAASYGPELIPIPTEAPQRLAFADRLDPVRAGMRASAAAGTAGQLADLPVPAGAKTGTAEDPSAPGGLNAWFSAVAPFDAPEIVVTALVRGGGFGSATSGPVVKKILEHYFPRPPAPAPPR from the coding sequence ATGCAGGAGGACAAGCACGAATCCGACCCGTGGATCGTCGGGGCGGCGATCGTCCTCGTCGTGCTCGGACTCCTGAATCTGACGGCGACCGGGATGACAGGCCACGCCGTTCGCCATCTCCTCTTCGCGGCGGTCGGACTGGTCATCATGTGGGTGTTGTCCCGCATGCGGATCAGTGACCTCCGGGCCTTCGGCTGGGCCCTGTTCGCGGTGGCGACCTTGTTGCTCGCGGCCGTGTCCCTGGCAGGAGTCGCGACGAAGGGCGCGCAGCGCTGGCTGAACTTCGGCGTGTTCACCGTCCAGCCCTCCGAGTTGGCCAAGCTCGCCCTGATTCTGGTGCCCGCGAGCATGCTCGCGGGTGGGTTCACCCTCGCACGATTCGTCGCCACCCTGGCTATTGCAGCGGTGCCGGTGGCGCTCGTGGCGGTCCAGCCCGACCTGTCGACGGCCGTCGTGCTCGTTGCGACAGCCGGGCTGATGCTCATCCTGGCGCGGGTCCCGCTGCTGCCGCTGGTCCCGTTGTTCGTGGTGGGGATTGCGTCGCTACCGCTCGCGGTGCTGTTCCTCAAGCCGTATCAGCTCGAACGGGTGCACGTGTTCCTGTCGAGCAACGCCGACCCGGCAGGCGCGGGGTGGGCCGAGTTGCAGGCGAACATTGCGATCGGCAGTGGCGGCCTGTGGGGTCTGGCGCGTGACCCGATGTACTCCGTGCGGGCACAGTTTCTCCCCGAATCGGAGCACGATCTGGCGTTCGCCAGCCTGGTGTACGGGTGGGGCCTGATCGCCGGCCTGGCCGTCGTGGTGGCGACGTCGGTGATCGTGTGGCGGGCCGCACTCGCTGCGCGCACGGCACGGACCCGGGAGGCTGCACTCGTCGCGGCCGGGATCGGTGGGTTGTTCGGAATCCACGCGCTGGTGTCGATCGGTCAGAGTCTGTCGCTGCTGCCCCACACCGGAATGCCGATTCCCCTCTTCAGCTACGGCGGGACGGCCGCGATCGTCGGATTCGCCGCCATCGGACTGGTACTCGCGGTGCGCCGAGACGGCGTCGCGCGACCACTGTGGGCCCCCGACCCCCGGCGCCGGCGCCGCCCACGCGGAATGTCGGCGGGCACGATGACGATGATCGCCGCACTCGTCGCCATGTCGGTGTTCGCCTGGCAGGTGCAGCACGACCGGGGTGCGGAGTATCGGTCGATGAGTGATGCACAGATGATGCGGTGCATCCGCCTGCCTGCCGAACGCGGACTGATCGTCGACCGCAACGGCGTCCCTCTCGTGGCGAACGTCGCCGAGTACGCCGTTGCCGTGGTCGCTCGAATGTTCGAGAAGAGCGACGACGACGCCCGCAACCGGCTCGCCGCGCTGCTCGCGAAGTCACCCGACGAGCTGTCGGACCTGATCGACGCCGGCGGCGAGGGTGAAACCCAGGTGGAGGTGGGGAGAGTCCCACCCGACCAGGCTCGGGGCATCGTGGATGCGCACCTTCCCGGTGTTCTCGTGGTGCCGTCCGGACGCAGGCAGTACCCGTACGGTGCCGTACTCGCGTCCATCCTCGGACACGTCGGGGTCGCCGACGCCGACGACATGGAACGCTGGCCCAACCTCGCACTCGGATCCCGGGTCGGCAAAGCGGGACTCGAGAAGCAGTACGACGCTCTGCTCCGCGGCAGTGACGGCAAACAGTGCATGTACGTCGACCCGTCGGGCAATCCGGTGGCCACCGGCGAGCGCATCGACCCGGTGCGGGGCCACGATCTGCGCCTGCACCTCGACATCGGTGTGCAGACCCTGGCCACCGACGCGCTCGTGGAGGCGATGCGCACCAGCAAGGGCGACCTCGGCGCCGCCGTCGTGATGGATGCGCGGACCGGAGCCGTGCTCGCTCTCGCCAGCGTCCCGGGCGCCGACAACAATGTCTACGGACCCCCCGCCGACCTCGTCGCGCTCGCGGCGCAGAGCCAGACCCCGGGCCCGAGCGCGTTGGTCAACAACGCCACCCAGACCGCGGTCCCGCCCGGTTCGACATTCAAGATCGTCGTCGCGTCGACGGACATGCAGTACCCGATGCTGTCGCCCGACGCGGTGGTCGAGACCGGCGCGGCCTACACCTACGGTGGGCACACCTTCCGGAACTGGCAGCCGATGGGCCCGAACAATATGCTGCAGGCGATCCAATGGTCCGACAACGTCTACTTCTACAAACTCGGTGAGCTCCTGGGTCCGGAGAAGATGGCCGACGTCGCGAGTCAACTCGGCGCGGGACGGCAGTCCGGGATCGACCTGCCCGGCGAGGCGGAGGGATTCCTCGGCACCCCGGAGAACGTCGGAAGCATCGGGTCCACGTGGTATCCCGGGTCGACGCTGTTGATGGGTATCGGGCAGGGCACCGTCAGCGCGACCCCTATCCAGGTCGCGCGCTGGACGTCCGGGATCGCCACCGGCGCGATGGTGACTCCTCAGCTGGCCGCGTCGTACGGGCCGGAACTGATCCCCATCCCGACAGAGGCACCACAGCGGCTCGCGTTCGCCGACCGTCTCGATCCTGTCCGGGCGGGGATGCGGGCGTCCGCGGCGGCCGGGACCGCCGGGCAACTCGCGGACCTTCCGGTACCGGCCGGCGCCAAGACGGGAACTGCGGAGGATCCGTCAGCGCCTGGGGGACTGAACGCCTGGTTCTCCGCGGTGGCGCCATTCGACGCCCCCGAGATCGTGGTGACGGCGCTGGTCCGTGGTGGCGGCTTCGGGTCGGCGACTTCCGGCCCCGTGGTCAAGAAGATCCTCGAGCACTACTTCCCGCGACCACCTGCTCCGGCGCCGCCCCGGTGA
- a CDS encoding rod shape-determining protein, which produces MGGLGIDLGTANTVVGTPDDGIVLNEPSFMLVRTKEPHRALAIGTEARSLVGRTPIGITPVRPLRDGVIVDLESARAFVTAIVKRVSPGRRYGVRPKAVISVPAGATPLERRALLEVGHEAGLRKVGLVPEPVAGALGCGINPLEARAHLVVDIGGGTSEITAICFGGILSHRSCRLAGDELTNALYHYLRSEHNIVVGELTAERAKLGAPDTDEGQSLVVEGRDAATGRARFVTLETEEIVDALRPTTAGIVRTLTECLEDLPPQAIGDVMSEGLLVIGGGAMLRGLSQLLEEAFGFPVKTAERPLTCVAEGATACLVHPEVVAAYSS; this is translated from the coding sequence GTGGGTGGACTTGGTATCGATCTCGGAACTGCCAACACTGTCGTCGGAACTCCCGACGACGGCATCGTACTGAACGAGCCGTCTTTCATGCTGGTTCGGACGAAGGAACCGCACCGTGCTCTCGCCATCGGTACCGAGGCGCGAAGTCTCGTCGGCCGTACGCCAATCGGAATAACTCCGGTGCGGCCGTTGCGTGACGGGGTGATAGTCGACCTGGAGTCGGCACGGGCCTTCGTGACGGCGATCGTCAAACGGGTGTCGCCGGGCAGGCGATACGGGGTGCGGCCCAAGGCCGTCATCTCGGTGCCTGCCGGCGCCACCCCGCTCGAGCGCAGGGCCCTGCTCGAGGTCGGGCACGAGGCCGGCCTGCGGAAGGTGGGGTTGGTGCCCGAGCCGGTCGCGGGTGCCCTCGGCTGCGGAATCAATCCGCTCGAAGCACGCGCCCACCTCGTCGTCGACATCGGTGGCGGCACTTCGGAAATCACCGCCATCTGTTTCGGTGGCATTCTCTCCCACCGCAGTTGCCGACTCGCCGGGGACGAACTGACCAACGCGCTGTACCACTACCTGCGGTCGGAGCACAACATCGTCGTCGGCGAGCTCACCGCCGAGCGCGCGAAGCTGGGCGCACCCGACACCGACGAAGGGCAGTCACTCGTCGTCGAGGGCCGTGACGCCGCCACCGGCCGGGCACGGTTCGTCACACTCGAAACCGAGGAGATCGTGGATGCATTGCGGCCGACAACAGCCGGAATCGTCCGCACCCTGACCGAGTGCCTCGAAGACCTTCCGCCCCAGGCGATCGGCGACGTGATGTCGGAAGGGCTGCTCGTGATCGGCGGCGGGGCGATGCTGCGCGGCCTCTCGCAGCTGCTCGAGGAAGCGTTCGGATTCCCGGTGAAGACGGCCGAGCGCCCCCTCACCTGCGTCGCCGAAGGCGCCACCGCATGTCTCGTGCATCCCGAGGTCGTTGCCGCGTACAGCAGCTGA
- a CDS encoding permease prefix domain 1-containing protein, with amino-acid sequence MDTDKELESQIGQWRGFVERRHAISAADTDEMEDHLRDQISDLSAAGLKTDEAFLVAVKRMGNVDDISREFAREHSDRLWKQLVLLPAAPDGDRTRPTRELFVVLGFAVGAALALKAGLATLDEQDLARNLSLFVLPFLTGYFAWKRKVTLRLAAALVVPFALAAVLLNVFPFVSNGSTEVIAAIHTPIALWFAVGVAYVGGQRRSDRRRMDFIRFTGEWVVYLTLLALGGGVLIGLTVNAFDALGLSVEWVVEDWVVPFGAAGAVIVAAWLVEAKQNVVENIAPVLTRVFTPLTTLMLLVLLVAFATTGSVVDVDRNLLILMDLILVVVLGLLLYAISARDPYLPPDLFDRLQLVLVVSALAVDLLMLFAMLTRIAEFGFTPNKVAALGMNLVLLVNLTWSAVLILGFLRGRREFGSTERWQTRYLPVFGVWAALMVGVLPPLFDFA; translated from the coding sequence ATGGATACCGACAAGGAACTCGAATCGCAGATCGGTCAGTGGCGGGGGTTCGTCGAGCGCCGCCACGCGATATCCGCCGCCGACACGGATGAGATGGAAGACCATCTACGCGATCAGATTTCGGATCTGTCCGCCGCCGGCCTGAAGACCGACGAGGCGTTCCTGGTCGCGGTCAAACGGATGGGCAACGTCGACGACATCTCCCGCGAGTTCGCGCGGGAGCACTCCGATCGGCTGTGGAAGCAACTCGTCCTGCTGCCCGCCGCGCCGGACGGCGATCGCACTCGCCCCACCCGTGAACTGTTCGTCGTTCTCGGATTCGCGGTCGGCGCCGCACTCGCCCTCAAAGCGGGCTTGGCGACACTCGACGAGCAGGACCTCGCCCGCAACCTCAGCCTGTTCGTTCTTCCCTTCCTCACCGGATACTTCGCGTGGAAACGGAAGGTGACGCTCCGACTGGCCGCGGCGCTGGTGGTGCCGTTCGCCCTGGCGGCGGTCCTGTTGAACGTCTTCCCGTTCGTCTCGAACGGCTCCACCGAGGTGATCGCGGCGATCCACACACCGATCGCGTTGTGGTTCGCGGTCGGCGTCGCGTACGTCGGCGGCCAGCGGCGGTCGGACCGGCGGCGGATGGATTTCATTCGATTCACCGGCGAATGGGTGGTCTACCTGACCCTCCTCGCCCTCGGCGGCGGCGTGCTCATCGGCCTGACGGTCAATGCTTTCGACGCCCTCGGCCTGAGCGTCGAGTGGGTCGTCGAGGACTGGGTGGTTCCGTTCGGAGCGGCCGGTGCGGTCATCGTCGCCGCATGGCTGGTGGAGGCGAAACAGAACGTCGTGGAGAACATCGCCCCCGTCCTCACCCGAGTGTTCACACCACTGACGACCCTCATGCTGCTGGTGCTGCTCGTCGCCTTCGCGACGACCGGCAGCGTGGTCGATGTCGACCGGAACCTGCTGATCCTGATGGACCTCATCCTGGTCGTCGTCCTGGGCCTGCTGCTGTACGCGATTTCCGCCCGCGACCCCTACCTGCCGCCCGACCTGTTCGATCGCCTCCAGCTCGTCCTCGTCGTCAGCGCCCTCGCGGTCGACCTGCTGATGCTGTTCGCCATGCTCACGCGAATCGCGGAATTCGGCTTCACCCCGAACAAGGTGGCCGCACTCGGAATGAACCTGGTCCTCCTCGTCAACCTGACCTGGTCGGCCGTTCTCATCCTCGGGTTCCTGCGGGGCCGGCGCGAATTCGGCTCCACCGAACGCTGGCAGACGCGTTACCTCCCCGTGTTCGGTGTATGGGCGGCGTTGATGGTCGGCGTGCTTCCACCACTGTTCGATTTCGCGTGA
- a CDS encoding PadR family transcriptional regulator, giving the protein MHIEKDLVAASATPLVLGILAEGESYGYAILKRVNDLSGGRIQWTDGMLYPLLHRLERLGLVSASWGASDSGRRRKHYTITDKGREMLAERRAQWDVVADALSQVWRSVQLPPAPAEGWS; this is encoded by the coding sequence ATGCATATCGAGAAAGATCTGGTGGCCGCGTCGGCCACTCCCCTGGTGCTCGGGATTCTCGCCGAGGGCGAGTCCTACGGGTACGCCATCCTGAAGCGGGTCAACGACCTGTCCGGCGGACGGATCCAATGGACCGACGGCATGCTGTACCCCCTGCTGCATCGGCTCGAACGGCTGGGATTGGTGTCGGCGTCGTGGGGCGCCTCCGACAGTGGGCGGCGGCGCAAGCACTACACGATCACCGATAAGGGCCGGGAAATGCTGGCGGAACGGCGCGCCCAGTGGGACGTGGTCGCGGACGCACTGAGCCAGGTGTGGCGCTCCGTTCAACTGCCCCCGGCGCCCGCGGAAGGATGGTCGTGA
- a CDS encoding Clp protease N-terminal domain-containing protein, with translation MENSTPATPPIRLDDLIDAIKKVHSEAPLEQLTDAVLAAEHLGELADHLIGHFVDQARRSGASWTEIGKSMGVTKQAAQKRFVPKDPGQASDLDPNQGFSRFTPRARQVVVVAQNEARAASNAEILPQHLVLGLLTDPDGLGARAIAAQGVNLDTVRHAATATLPPAVEDLPALIPFDAQSRKALELTFREALRLGHNYIGTEHILLALLEVEDGVGVLAGLGVDKAAVEENIAASLAAIVAAQNKE, from the coding sequence ATGGAGAATTCAACGCCCGCCACCCCGCCCATCCGCCTCGACGACCTCATCGACGCGATCAAGAAGGTGCACTCGGAGGCCCCGCTCGAGCAACTCACCGACGCGGTTCTCGCCGCCGAACACCTCGGCGAACTCGCGGACCACCTCATCGGGCATTTCGTCGACCAGGCCCGCCGCTCGGGGGCGTCGTGGACCGAAATCGGCAAGAGCATGGGAGTCACCAAGCAGGCTGCGCAGAAGCGGTTCGTCCCCAAGGACCCTGGGCAGGCCTCCGACCTCGATCCGAATCAGGGATTCAGCCGATTCACTCCGCGCGCACGGCAGGTCGTGGTCGTCGCGCAGAACGAGGCCAGGGCCGCAAGTAACGCCGAGATCCTGCCTCAGCATCTCGTCCTCGGACTCCTGACCGACCCCGATGGGCTCGGGGCCCGAGCGATCGCCGCACAGGGCGTGAATCTGGACACGGTCCGCCACGCCGCGACCGCGACGCTGCCTCCTGCCGTCGAGGATTTACCCGCACTCATCCCGTTCGACGCCCAGTCACGCAAAGCACTCGAACTGACCTTCCGTGAGGCACTTCGGCTGGGGCACAACTACATCGGAACCGAGCATATTTTGCTCGCCCTGCTCGAGGTCGAGGACGGAGTCGGTGTGCTCGCCGGACTGGGTGTCGACAAAGCCGCCGTCGAGGAGAACATCGCGGCCAGTCTCGCCGCCATAGTCGCCGCTCAGAACAAGGAGTGA
- a CDS encoding glucose 1-dehydrogenase, with protein sequence MADQYARQDPTTQYPDPDREHQPEIPHPGLTADMVSTPDHGEKTYRGSGRLDGRRALITGADSGIGRAVALAFAREGADVVVSCLDAEESDARETVRLVNEAAQRGVVATGDITSEDHCQTLVDLTVRELGGLDILVNNAAFQMVQTGGIADITTEQFDRVLRTNLYALFWLCKKSVAVMEPGSTIVNTSSIQGMNPSPGLLDYATTKAAIINFTKGLAADVAKRGIRVNAVAPGPIWTPLIPATMPADGYRNFGDDVPLGRPGQPAELAPAYVFLASNESSYVTGEVLGVTGGIPFT encoded by the coding sequence ATGGCCGACCAGTACGCCCGGCAGGATCCCACCACGCAGTACCCCGATCCCGACCGCGAGCATCAACCGGAGATACCGCACCCGGGACTGACCGCCGACATGGTGTCCACGCCGGATCACGGCGAGAAGACCTATCGGGGCAGCGGCCGCCTCGACGGCCGTCGTGCCCTGATCACGGGCGCGGATTCGGGCATCGGACGGGCAGTAGCGCTCGCGTTCGCTCGTGAGGGCGCGGACGTGGTGGTCAGCTGCCTCGACGCCGAGGAGTCCGATGCACGGGAGACCGTCCGACTGGTGAACGAGGCCGCGCAGCGAGGCGTCGTTGCAACCGGGGACATCACGTCGGAGGACCACTGCCAGACTCTCGTGGACCTGACGGTGCGGGAACTCGGCGGCCTCGACATCCTCGTCAACAACGCGGCGTTTCAGATGGTCCAAACGGGTGGCATCGCCGACATCACCACCGAGCAGTTCGACCGCGTCCTGCGGACGAACCTCTACGCACTGTTCTGGCTGTGCAAGAAGTCCGTCGCGGTCATGGAACCGGGATCGACCATCGTGAACACGTCGTCGATCCAGGGCATGAATCCCTCCCCCGGCCTGCTCGACTACGCCACCACCAAGGCGGCGATCATCAACTTCACCAAGGGACTGGCCGCCGATGTGGCGAAACGGGGAATACGGGTCAACGCCGTGGCACCGGGCCCCATCTGGACGCCGCTGATCCCCGCGACCATGCCCGCCGACGGCTACCGGAACTTCGGCGACGACGTGCCGCTGGGCCGGCCCGGCCAGCCGGCCGAACTGGCTCCCGCGTACGTGTTCCTCGCGTCGAACGAATCCAGTTACGTCACCGGGGAAGTGCTCGGCGTCACCGGGGGCATTCCCTTCACGTGA
- a CDS encoding substrate-binding domain-containing protein — MSSAQRHRRLTTLATAALAAAALLTASCSSTGGKPADTGSGISAGTADTPVATIAMITHGVPGNAFWDLIRKGAETAAAKDNIELRYSSDPQAPNQVNLVQSAIDSKVDGIALTLAKPDAVGPSVRAAENAGIPLVGFNAGYDAWRDLGVQQYFGQDETLSGQTAGKRLAAEDARRTLCINHEQGNVSLEARCAGVAQGLSGGNTEVLNVNSQDMTSVEASITAKLQQDPTIDHVVALDTAIALTAVQSKETAGSDATIVTFDTNADLVKAIQAGDVEWAIDQQPFLQGYLAVDSLWLYLNNGNTIGGGQPVLTGPAFIDRTNIDSVAEYAANGTR, encoded by the coding sequence ATGAGCTCTGCCCAGAGGCATCGCCGCCTCACCACACTCGCCACTGCTGCACTTGCGGCCGCGGCCCTGCTTACCGCGTCCTGCTCGAGCACCGGCGGAAAACCCGCAGATACCGGTAGCGGGATCTCCGCCGGAACCGCCGACACCCCCGTGGCGACGATCGCGATGATCACGCACGGCGTTCCCGGCAACGCCTTCTGGGACCTGATCCGCAAGGGCGCCGAAACCGCCGCGGCCAAGGACAACATCGAACTGCGCTACTCCTCCGACCCGCAGGCCCCAAACCAGGTCAACCTCGTCCAATCCGCGATCGACAGCAAGGTCGACGGGATCGCACTCACTCTGGCCAAACCTGACGCCGTGGGCCCGTCGGTCCGCGCCGCCGAGAACGCCGGGATCCCCCTCGTCGGCTTCAACGCCGGATACGACGCCTGGCGGGACCTCGGCGTTCAGCAGTACTTCGGTCAGGACGAAACCCTCTCCGGCCAAACCGCCGGCAAACGTCTCGCCGCCGAGGACGCCCGCAGAACGCTCTGCATCAACCACGAACAGGGCAACGTCTCCCTCGAAGCCCGCTGCGCGGGTGTGGCGCAGGGTCTATCGGGCGGCAACACCGAAGTTCTCAATGTCAACAGCCAAGACATGACATCCGTCGAGGCGTCCATCACCGCCAAGCTCCAACAGGACCCTACGATCGACCATGTCGTGGCGCTCGATACCGCCATCGCCCTCACTGCCGTGCAGTCCAAAGAGACAGCCGGTAGCGACGCCACCATCGTCACGTTCGACACCAACGCCGACCTCGTCAAGGCCATCCAGGCCGGCGACGTCGAATGGGCCATCGACCAACAGCCGTTCCTGCAGGGCTATCTCGCGGTCGACTCCCTCTGGCTGTACCTGAACAACGGCAACACCATCGGCGGCGGGCAGCCCGTACTCACAGGCCCGGCGTTCATCGACCGGACGAACATCGACTCCGTCGCCGAGTACGCCGCCAACGGCACACGCTGA